From the genome of Streptomyces sp. SID8374:
GGCTCCGGCTGCTGCGGGGGAGCCGGGGCGACGGGCGCGGGCAGGTTGGGGGCGCTCTGCGCGGGGAACGGGGCGGGCTGCTGGCCCTGCTGAGGTGCGTTGGGGGCCTGGGGTGGCTGGGCCTGCGGGAAGCCGTAGCCGCCTTGGGCACCCTGCGGGGGCAGCTGCTGGTGCTGCTGCTGCGGGAAGCCGTAGCCGCCCGCGCCCTGGGGGGCCTGAGGGTGGGCCTGCGGCGGAAGGGGTGCTCCCTGGCCGCCCTGGCCGGGGAACTGCTGGGGCGGCTGGGGCTGCTGAGGCGCCTGCGGGAAGCCGTAACCGCCGGGAGCCTCGTTGGGCGCCACCGGGGCGGGCCACTGCGCCGCGGGCTGCGGCGCGACGGGCTGCGGGGCGGCCGGCTGGAAGGCGGGCGGCAGCGGCGGCAGCGCGCCGCCCTCGGCGGGCGCGGACCACGGCACCGGCGCGGCGGAGGCCTGCGGCCCGGGCAGGGCGGCGGGCGGAGCGTCCTGAGGAGCGGCGTCCCGCGGTACGGCGTCGGCCTGGGCACCCGTCTCGGCACCGGCGTCGGGGGCGCTGTCCGAGCTGTCGTCCGAGTCGTCCGAGGCGGACACCTCGGCAGGGTCGGCAGCATCGGCCGGCTGCGGGGCATCGGCGGAGTCCGCGGGCTTCGGGTCATCCGTGGAGGCCGACGCGTCCGCGTCGGTACCCGGGCCCGTCCCCGTGCCCCTGTCCGCGTCGTCGCTGTCGGAGGCGGCGGAACCAGCCCCCGTACCCTCGGCGGACCCGGAGCCCGATTCCGTACGGGAAGAAGCCGCACCCGATTCCGTACCGGACAGGCCGGAATCCCCCTCCGTACCCGAAGCGTTCGCCGCCGCCTCGCGCTCGGCGATCTCCCGCTTGAGGGCGGCCGGGGAGAACCGCATCGTGGCGCCGCTCTCCACATCGCCGCCCCCGAACGGACCCGGGTCACCGGACGCGGCCGGAGCGGTCGGCGCACCGGGCACGACGGGCCCGACCGGATCGGCGGGTTCCACGGGCGCGGGTGCGTCCACCGGAGCCGGGGGAGGAGTGGGCGCCCAGTTGGAGTCGAACCCGCCCTGCGACGGCTGCTCCGGCACGGACACGGGCGCCCCGTGCGGCGGCGGAGGCGGCGGCGCCAGGTGCGAGCCCGCTCCCCCCGACGAGTCCCCCGCCGCGTTCTGCGTGTACCAGGCGGGAGGGGTGTAGTCGATGGTGAACTCACCCGTCATCTCGGCGGGATCCGCGTCGGACGACTCGTCGACGGGCGTGTTCCATCCGCCGCGGATCTCGTCCCGATCGCTGTTCACTATGCCTCCTGGTGTGGTCGAGCACCCTTGTGCCGTGGTGGGTGGGGGCGACCGGTCTCATGGGCCCCGGTACGCCCGGCTCTCCCCCTTGCGACGCGCACAACCCGCTCGCAGGTTTTCTTGTGCCGCGCCCCACCCACCCTAATCGCCATGGGGCGCACTCCGGCAGGCCGTATCGCACGGCAAAGAACGGCGAAGGGTGGCCGCCGGGCCCGGCCGCCACCCTCGCACCGCCGACGACGCCTACTTGAGGTCGAACTCACCGTCGCGAGCGCCCAGGACGAAGGCCCGCCACTCCGCCTCGGTGTACCGCAGGACGGTGTCCGGGTCCAGGGAGGAGCGCATGGCGACCGCGCCGCCGGGCAGATGCGCGATCTCGACCCGCTCCTCGACCTCCTCGGTGCCGGGTGCGCTCAGCCACTCCACGCCCGAGATGTCGAGAGCGTAGAGCTCGTCCTTTTCCTGCTGGGTGCCCATGCCGGCGTCCCTTCCGATCGAACTGTCGAACCGTGTGTCGTTGCGTGGTCCATGCTCCCCGGTGGGAGCGGCACATGGGGGGCGAACGGGCGAGGAATCAGTCCATCCGGCGAGCTGTGCCCAGCAGACCGGTCTCCGCGTCCGTCGCACTCGTCATCACCCAGTGGCGCTCGCGGCCCGCCACCCAGAGCGTCACCCCGTCCGCCAGCGTCGGCAGCGCCTCGCTCTCGGCCGGTGCCAGCCCCAGGATCCGGCCGATCTGCTTCGCCTCGTCGGGCGAGACCCGCTGGATGCCGACGAGCGCCGAGGAGCGCAGCAACCGGGGTGCCACGGGGCTCAGATAGGGGAGCAGCGTCAGCACGGACTGCCAGGGGGAGGAGATGACCCGGCCGCGGGGCGGTCGCATGCCGCAGTCGCGGATGACCACCACGGGGCTGCCGACGGTGGCGCCCGTCGGCGGGACCCGGCCCACGTCGTACAGGGAGACGCACTCAAGACCGGCGCCCGCCGCCTGCGCCAGCGTGTTCCAGGCCTGGACCCGGCCGGTCTCGACCGCCACCCGCGCACCCGTCCCGGCGGCCCGCAGCGCCAGCACCTGCGCCGTCCACAGTCCGCCGATCAGCGTGACGTCGTACGGGACGGGCCGGTGGAACCCGATCAGCTGCGGGCGCCCCTCCGCGTCGTCGCCGATGATCACGCCGTCGTCGCCGACCGGGAGCGACAGGGCACCCAGGTGGTCGGTGAGCACGGTGTGGCCCGCGTGGCGGGGGCCGAGCAGTCCGCGCCCGGCCCCGGTCCGCTCCGCCGTACCGCGCCCCACCGCTGCCCCGCCTCTTCTCGATCCGGTCCTCACTGGGCCCCTCCCAGGGGGAGCGTCGCCAGCACACCCGGCAGCTGCTCGCGGTCCAGCCGCACCAGACCCACCTTGGCGTGCCGGGCCGCCTGCTCCAACGTCCTTCGTACGCCGACGAGTTCGGTGTCCGACCCGCCCGTCACCCGGACATGGCCGCTGACGCTCGTCTCGCCCTGCCGTGCCCCGCGCCGCACGCTGAGGCTGAAGGTCGTGGCGTACGCGGGGACCGACGTCAGCAGTGCGACCAGCTGCGGGAGCGGCGTCGCCCCCCGGCCCAGCTGGGGCCAGCGGTCCACGGCGTACGTGGTGTGCCACCGGTCGTCGCAGCGCCAGACCCGCGAGGTCTCCATCGTGCGCCGCTGCGGCGGAGCATCCGGGCGCCCGGCGCGCCCCGACAGCAGGGGGTTGGCGCAGGCGGAGGTGGCCACGGCCGAGTTCAGCTCGTCCTGGTCCAGCACCACCGCCCGGAACCCGGCCCCCGTGATCCGGCTCGCCACATGGTCCGCGACCCGCACCAGAGCGCGCTGGGCGCCCTCGATCCCGCCGCCGCGCGCCTCGATGGCCTCCCGGCACAGCTCCGGGTCCAGCTTCACCGCGACCCAGGTCATCCGGAGCGCGGGCGCCCCGGTCCGGTCCTGGAGGGGCCCGTACGAGAGGCGGGCCACCGACTGCTGCGGCAGATGCGGCGCGGGAGCGGCCCGCACCTGCTGCACCAACTGCGCCGACTCCAGCACGATGTCGTCGACCTGGAGGGCGTCGCCCAGCAGTGACAGCGGGAGCGAACGGGCGCCGAACGCGGGCCGCAGCGCCTCACCGCTCGCCTCCACCCGCACCGCCGCCGTCAGGAAGGTGCCGTCACCGAGCATGCCCACCGTGCGGTGGTCCCGGTCGACATAGATATAAGGAGCGAAGCCGGGCACGTTCTCCGCGACCGGGGCCAGCATCGGCTCCGCGTCGGCGCCCGGAGCCGCCGCCCGCCGCCGGGCCTTGAGGGTGAGAGCACTTGACAGCCAGTCCTGGAGCGCGCGGCCCCGGCGGCGTACCACCGCGAGCAGCACCAGCACCACGACGAGCACGCCCGCGGGCACCAGCCAGGCACCGCCGAGCGCCGTACCCACCACGGCCACCGCGAGGGCCGCCTCGATGAGCAGCAGCTGCCGCCGCAGGGGCCGGACCCGGCCGGTCCGCGCGGTGGCGCGCAGGGTGGTGGAAGCGGGGGCGGCCGACGGAGTGTCAGGGGCTGTGGCGGCCGGCTCGTTGCTGCGTTGCCGACGGGAAGGTCCAGGGGTTCCGCGGTCGGACCGCCCGGTACGCTCCCGCGTAGCTGCACCCATCGCCGCGTTGCCCCCTCGTGTCCGTATTCACCGTTTTCTGCACGGGTGTTGACCGGGTGGTCACCCTACCTGAGCAGTGGGGGCCGAGCCCCTGGGGGCATAGTAGGGGCCCGGTGCGACACCAGGGGCCGACGGTGCGTGTGGCACCCTGGTCGACCATCGGGGAGAAGGGGCAGCGGAACATGGCATCACGGCGGGATGAGCTCAACGCCTACACCTTTGCGAAGCGGAGGTTGATCGCACAGTTCCTGCAACCCAACCCGACCGGTTCCGAGGAAGGCGCACCGCGCCCGCTGCGCGCGGTCGTGCCGGGAGCGATCATCGGCGTCGTCGTCCTCGCCGTCTTCGGCGCCTGGGGCATGTTCAAGCCGGTGGCCCCCAAGAACTGGGACACCCCCAACGAGAACGTCATCATCGCCAGCAAGTCCACCACCCGCTATGTGGTGTTGACGACCGACGGCAAGAAGCAGCTCCACCCCGTGCTCAACATGTCCTCGGCCAAGCTCCTGCTCGCCCAGGACAAGGGCAAGGTCGTCAACGTCGACGAATCGGTCCTGGACGACGGCACGATCCCGCACGGCGCGACCCTCGGCATCCCGTACGCCCCCGACCGGCTGCCCGACCCCAAGGACGCCGGATCCGCCAAGCGCTGGGCGGTCTGCGAGCAGCCCGGGGAGGGCGGCCGGGCCATCCAGAAGGCGGCCTTCGTCTTCGCCGAGCGAGAGGAGGACAAGACCGAGGGCAAGGCGAAGCTGCGCGGCGGCGAGGTGATGTACGTCGAGGGCCCCGACCGGACCCGCTACCTCGTGGACGCCGAGGGCAAGGCCTACCCGGTCACCGACGACGAACTGCTGCTGCGCACCCTGGTCGACCCGGACGCCAAGCCCCAGCGGGTCTCCGCCGCCTGGCTGGCGACGCTGCACCGGGGCGACCGGATCACCTTCCCGACCCTGGACGGTGTCCCGGGCGCCCCCGCGAACGTCCCGGGCACCCTGGACGAGGACACGAACAAGGTCGGCATGGTCCTGGCCGCCACCGCCGGAACCAGGACCCAGCAGTACGTCGTCCTCCCCGGCAGGGTCGCCCCGGTCTCGGACTTCATCGCCAAGCTCCTGCTCAGCAGCCGGGACCTGGACAAGCTCGGCCAGGCGGGCCGGGAGAAGCCGGTCGGCGCCTCGGCGTTCGCACCGGGCCGGGCCTTCGGCGCGGAGCTGGACTGGCCCGTCCACGAGCCGAAGGCCGTCAACTCCCCGGACATGACGAAGGGAAGCCGGAACACCGTGTGCAACGTCCTGCGCGACGTCGACGCCGACAACGGCGCCACCACCCTCTCCACCTGGG
Proteins encoded in this window:
- a CDS encoding DUF397 domain-containing protein, with the protein product MGTQQEKDELYALDISGVEWLSAPGTEEVEERVEIAHLPGGAVAMRSSLDPDTVLRYTEAEWRAFVLGARDGEFDLK
- the eccE gene encoding type VII secretion protein EccE, encoding MGAATRERTGRSDRGTPGPSRRQRSNEPAATAPDTPSAAPASTTLRATARTGRVRPLRRQLLLIEAALAVAVVGTALGGAWLVPAGVLVVVLVLLAVVRRRGRALQDWLSSALTLKARRRAAAPGADAEPMLAPVAENVPGFAPYIYVDRDHRTVGMLGDGTFLTAAVRVEASGEALRPAFGARSLPLSLLGDALQVDDIVLESAQLVQQVRAAPAPHLPQQSVARLSYGPLQDRTGAPALRMTWVAVKLDPELCREAIEARGGGIEGAQRALVRVADHVASRITGAGFRAVVLDQDELNSAVATSACANPLLSGRAGRPDAPPQRRTMETSRVWRCDDRWHTTYAVDRWPQLGRGATPLPQLVALLTSVPAYATTFSLSVRRGARQGETSVSGHVRVTGGSDTELVGVRRTLEQAARHAKVGLVRLDREQLPGVLATLPLGGAQ
- the eccB gene encoding type VII secretion protein EccB; this translates as MASRRDELNAYTFAKRRLIAQFLQPNPTGSEEGAPRPLRAVVPGAIIGVVVLAVFGAWGMFKPVAPKNWDTPNENVIIASKSTTRYVVLTTDGKKQLHPVLNMSSAKLLLAQDKGKVVNVDESVLDDGTIPHGATLGIPYAPDRLPDPKDAGSAKRWAVCEQPGEGGRAIQKAAFVFAEREEDKTEGKAKLRGGEVMYVEGPDRTRYLVDAEGKAYPVTDDELLLRTLVDPDAKPQRVSAAWLATLHRGDRITFPTLDGVPGAPANVPGTLDEDTNKVGMVLAATAGTRTQQYVVLPGRVAPVSDFIAKLLLSSRDLDKLGQAGREKPVGASAFAPGRAFGAELDWPVHEPKAVNSPDMTKGSRNTVCNVLRDVDADNGATTLSTWVGTGFPATLPTGSSSAYVTPGSGEFFRQFQGSKTDVGFLFLVTDTGLRYAMQSNSDSGQDDSGIGASGSKKEREARRQEAQQAQNLLGYKDVDPTPVPAAWSTFLPTGPRLSTGAASQPQGS